From the genome of Bos indicus x Bos taurus breed Angus x Brahman F1 hybrid chromosome 14, Bos_hybrid_MaternalHap_v2.0, whole genome shotgun sequence, one region includes:
- the LRRC24 gene encoding leucine-rich repeat-containing protein 24 isoform X2: MAPGAPALLLLSLLSLPGLPPRAAACPAACRCYSATVECGALRLRVVPPGIPPGTQTLFLQDNSIARLEPGILAPLASLRHLYLHNNSLHALESGAFRKQSRLLELALTGNRLRGLRVGAFAGLAQLRVLYLAGNQLVQLLDFTFLHLQRLQELHLQENSIELLEDQALAGLSSLALLDLSRNQLGTISREALQPLASLQVLRLTENPWRCDCALHWLGAWIKEGGQRLLSSRDKKILCAEPPRLALQSLLEVSGSSLICIPPSVHVEPLEVTANLGEDLRVACQASGYPQPLVTWRKVAQPREGAPRAQAQPEVGWRGTGGLGASDTGSGMLFLTNITLAHAGKYECEASNAGGAARVPFQLLVNVSRQQQLAPAPPPAGGPVSHEPLPETGSMAFRALGLATQTAIAAAIALLALTALLLATMICRRRRRRKKAPGPSGEGALFVNDYSDGPCTFAQLEELRDERGHEMFVIDRSKPLFAEGPAEAAEAPGVAQGLPLQPPSAYEIHC, translated from the exons ATGGCCCCAGGGGCGCCTGCACTGCTGCTATTGTCGCTGCTGTCTCTGCCGGGTCTCCCGCCTCGCGCTGCCGCCTGCCCCGCCGCCTGCCGCTGCTACAGCGCCACGGTGGAGTGCGGTGCTCTGCGACTGCGCGTAGTCCCGCCTGGAATCCCACCCGGGACGCAG ACGCTGTTCCTGCAGGACAACAGCATCGCGCGCCTGGAGCCGGGCATCCTGGCGCCCCTCGCCTCCCTGCGCCATCTCTACCTGCACAACAACAGCCTACACGCCCTGGAGTCGGGCGCCTTCCGCAAGCAGTCGCGCCTGCTGGAACTGGCGCTCACTGGCAACCGGCTGCGCGGCTTGCGCGTCGGTGCTTTCGCAGGCCTGGCCCAACTGCGCGTGCTCTACCTAGCTGGCAACCAGCTGGTACAGCTGCTGGATTTCACCTTCCTACACTTGCAG CGACTGCAGGAGCTGCACTTGCAGGAAAACAGCATTGAGCTGCTGGAGGACCAGGCCCTGGCTGGGCTCTCCTCACTGGCACTGCTGGACCTCAGCAGGAACCAGCTGGGCACCATCAGCCGGGAGGCCCTGCAGCCACTGGCCAGCCTGCAGGTCCTGCGCCTCACAG AGAACCCATGGCGCTGTGACTGTGCCCTGCACTGGCTGGGAGCCTGGATCAAGGAGGGAGGCCAGCGACTGCTCAGCTCCAGGGACAAGAAGATCCTGTGTGCAGAGCCCCCGCGCCTGGCACTTCAGAGTCTCCTGGAAGTATCTGGAAGTAGCCTCATCTGCATCCCACCGTCTGTGCACGTGGAGCCGCTGGAGGTGACAGCCAACCTGGGTGAGGACCTGCgggtggcctgccaggcttcaggTTACCCGCAGCCCCTGGTGACCTGGAGAAAGGTGGCACAGCCTCGCGAGGGTGCACCTCGCGCCCAGGCGCAGCCGGAAGTTGGGTGGCGGGGCACAGGAGGTCTCGGGGCCTCCGACACCGGCAGCGGCATGCTCTTCCTCACCAACATCACCCTGGCCCACGCCGGAAAGTACGAGTGTGAGGCCTCCAACGCCGGAGGCGCCGCCCGAGTACCCTTCCAGCTCTTGGTCAACGTGTCCCGGCAGCAGCAGCTGGCACCCGCGCCGCCCCCGGCCGGCGGCCCAGTCAGCCACGAGCCCCTGCCCGAGACGGGCAGCATGGCCTTCCGTGCCCTGGGCCTGGCCACACAGACGGCCATCGCGGCTGCCATTGCGCTCCTGGCGCTCACGGCTCTGTTACTGGCGACCATGATCTGCCGCAGGCGGCGCAGGCGTAAAAAGGCGCCGGGGCCTTCCGGGGAGGGAGCGCTCTTCGTCAACGACTACTCCGACGGGCCCTGCACCTTCGCGCAGCTCGAGGAGCTCCGCGACGAGCGGGGCCACGAGATGTTCGTCATCGACCGTTCCAAGCCGCTCTTCGCCGAGGGCCCGGCGGAAGCGGCCGAAGCGCCTGGAGTCGCGCAGGGGCTCCCACTGCAGCCCCCCTCCGCCTACGAGATCCACTGCTGA
- the C14H8orf82 gene encoding UPF0598 protein C8orf82 homolog: MTSGRFRRRRRMWAMSGALRPWALILARSPGARTYAGGGGVSYTQGQSPEPRTREYFYYVDHQGQLFLDDSRMKNFTTCFKDPQFLVMFFSRLRPNRSGRYEAYFPFLSLCGRERNFLRCEDRPVVFTHLLAAGPAPQRLSYCGGGEALAVPFEPARLLPLATNGRLYHPAPERAGGVGLVRSALAFELSACFEYAPGAPELPSHVRWQGRRFALTMDLAPLLLAAPPP; the protein is encoded by the exons ATGACCTCCGGCCGTTTCCGGCGCAGGAGGAGGATGTGGGCGATGAGCGGGGCGCTGCGGCCCTGGGCTCTAATCTTGGCGCGGTCCCCGGGAGCCCGGACCTACGCTGGGGGCGGGGGCGTCTCCTACACGCAGGGCCAGAGCCCAGAGCCTCGGACGCGCGAGTACTTTTACTATGTGGATCATCAGGGCCag CTTTTCCTGGACGACTCCAGAATGAAGAACTTCACCACCTGCTTCAAAG acCCGCAGTTCCTGGTCATGTTCTTCTCCCGCCTGAGACCCAACCGCAGCGGGCGCTACGAGGCCTACTTCCCTTTCCTCTCGCTCTGCGGCAGGGAACGCAACTTCCTACGCTGCGAAGACCGGCCCGTGGTCTTCACGCACCTTCTGGCCGCGGGCCCCGCGCCCCAGCGCCTCTCCTACTGCGGCGGCGGCGAGGCCCTGGCTGTGCCCTTCGAGCCGGCGCGCCTGCTGCCTCTGGCCACGAATGGGCGTCTCTACCACCCAGCGCCGGAGCGCGCGGGCGGCGTGGGCCTGGTGCGATCGGCCCTGGCCTTCGAGCTCAGCGCTTGCTTCGAGTACGCGCCAGGCGCGCCCGAGCTGCCCTCGCACGTGCGCTGGCAGGGCCGCCGTTTCGCACTCACCATGGACCTGGCCCCACTCCTGCTTGCTGCCCCGCCGCCCTGA
- the LRRC14 gene encoding leucine-rich repeat-containing protein 14, which yields MHTLVFLSTRQVLQCQSAACQALPLLPRELFPLLFKVAFMDKKTVVLRELVHTWPFPLLSFQQLLQECAHCSRALLQERPSTESMQAVILGLTARLHTPETEPGTQPLCRKHTLRVLDMTGLLDDGVEQDPGTMSMWDCTAAVARTCIEQQQGRTAEPGQAPVPVEVRVDLRVNRASYAFLREALRSSVGSPLRLCCRDLRAEDLPMRNTVALLQLLDAGCLRRVDLRFNNLGLRGLSVIIPHVARFQHLASLRLHYVHGDSRQPSVDGEDNFRYFLAQMGRFTCLRELSMGSSLLSGRLDQLLSTLQSPLESLELAFCALLPEDLRFLARSSHAVHLKKLDLSGNDLSGSQLEPFQGLLQAAAATLLHLELTECQLADTQLLATLPVLTRCASLRYLGLYGNPLSVAGLRELLRDSVVQAELRTVVHPFPVDCYEGLPWPPPASVLLEASINEEKFARVEAELHQLLLASGRAHVLWTTDIYGRLAADYFSL from the exons ATGCACACCCTCGTGTTCCTGAGCACACGGCAGGTGCTCCAGTGCCAGTCAGCTGCCTGCCAGGCCCTGCCCCTGCTGCCGAGAGAGCTCTTCCCCTTGCTGTTCAAAGTGGCCTTCATGGACAAGAAGACTGTAGTGCTGCGTGAGCTGGTACACACTTGGCCTTTCCCGCTGCTCAGCTTCCAGCAGCTGCTGCAGGAGTGTGCCCACTGCAGCCGGGCCCTGCTGCAGGAGCGGCCCAGCACAGAGAGCATGCAAGCTGTGATCCTGGGCCTGACTGCCCGGCTCCACACCCCGGAGACTGAGCCTGGCACGCAGCCCCTCTGCAG GAAGCATACGCTGCGGGTGCTGGATATGACGGGCCTCCTGGATGACGGCGTGGAGCAGGACCCTGGCACCATGAGCATGTGGGATTGCACGGCAGCTGTGGCACGCACGTGCATCGAACAGCAGCAGGGCAGGACTGCAGAGCCTGGCCAGGCCCCTGTTCCTGTGGAGGTGCGTGTGGACCTGCGGGTGAACCGGGCTTCCTATGCGTTCTTGCGGGAGGCACTCCGCAGCAGTGTAGGCAGCCCACTGCGGCTCTGCTGTCGGGACCTGCGGGCTGAGGACCTGCCCATGCGCAATACAGTGGCCCTGCTGCAGCTTCTGGATGCAGGCTGCCTGCGCCGCGTGGACTTGCGCTTCAACAACTTGGGCCTGCGCGGCCTGTCCGTCATCATCCCACACGTGGCCCGCTTCCAGCACCTGGCTAGCCTGCGGCTGCACTATGTGCATGGGGACTCTCGACAGCCCTCTGTGGACGGTGAGGATAACTTCCGCTACTTTCTGGCCCAGATGGGCCGATTCACCTGTCTGCGGGAGCTCAGCAtgggctcctctctcctctcaggGCGGCTGGACCAGCTGCTCAG caccctgCAGAGCCCCCTGGAGAGCCTGGAGCTAGCCTTCTGTGCCCTGCTGCCTGAGGACCTGCGTTTTCTGGCACGGAGCTCCCATGCTGTCCACCTCAAGAAGTTGGACCTGAGTGGCAACGACCTGTCTGGGAGCCAGCTGGAGCCCTTCCAGGGTCTGTTGcaggcagcagcagccacactgTTGCACCTCGAGCTGACCGAGTGCCAGCTTGCCGATACCCAGCTGCTAGCCACACTGCCTGTGCTGACTCGTTGTGCCAGCCTCCGCTACCTCGGCCTCTACGGCAACCCACTGTCTGTGGCAGGGCTCAGGGAGCTACTGCGGGACTCGGTGGTGCAGGCTGAGCTGCGCACAGTGGTGCACCCTTTCCCTGTGGACTGCTACGAGGGCCTGCCTTGGCCACCGCCTGCCTCTGTCCTCCTGGAAGCCTCCATCAATGAGGAGAAGTTTGCCCGTGTAGAGGCCGAGTTGCACCAGTTGCTACTGGCCTCAGGCCGTGCGCACGTGCTCTGGACCACAGACATCTACGGGCGCCTGGCTGCAGACTACTTCAGCCTGTGA
- the LRRC24 gene encoding leucine-rich repeat-containing protein 24 isoform X1 — protein sequence MKFYQFLKPISSFKIQTRCVPPFMLFAGSQMLGTGLPTCVSGVASHRGRTVGRLLERLQACAPRPVPREMAPGAPALLLLSLLSLPGLPPRAAACPAACRCYSATVECGALRLRVVPPGIPPGTQTLFLQDNSIARLEPGILAPLASLRHLYLHNNSLHALESGAFRKQSRLLELALTGNRLRGLRVGAFAGLAQLRVLYLAGNQLVQLLDFTFLHLQRLQELHLQENSIELLEDQALAGLSSLALLDLSRNQLGTISREALQPLASLQVLRLTENPWRCDCALHWLGAWIKEGGQRLLSSRDKKILCAEPPRLALQSLLEVSGSSLICIPPSVHVEPLEVTANLGEDLRVACQASGYPQPLVTWRKVAQPREGAPRAQAQPEVGWRGTGGLGASDTGSGMLFLTNITLAHAGKYECEASNAGGAARVPFQLLVNVSRQQQLAPAPPPAGGPVSHEPLPETGSMAFRALGLATQTAIAAAIALLALTALLLATMICRRRRRRKKAPGPSGEGALFVNDYSDGPCTFAQLEELRDERGHEMFVIDRSKPLFAEGPAEAAEAPGVAQGLPLQPPSAYEIHC from the exons ATGAAATTTTACCAGTTTCTTAAACCGATTTCAAGCTTCAAAATTCAGACACGGTGTGTGCCTCCATTCATGCTTTTCGCTGGCTCTCAAATGTTAGGGACAGGCCTGCCAACCTGTGTTTCAGGAGTTGCATCCCACCGGGGCCGGACTGTAGGGAGGCTGCTGGAAAGGCTGCAGGCTTGTGCCCCGCGGCCGGTCCCGCGAGAGATGGCCCCAGGGGCGCCTGCACTGCTGCTATTGTCGCTGCTGTCTCTGCCGGGTCTCCCGCCTCGCGCTGCCGCCTGCCCCGCCGCCTGCCGCTGCTACAGCGCCACGGTGGAGTGCGGTGCTCTGCGACTGCGCGTAGTCCCGCCTGGAATCCCACCCGGGACGCAG ACGCTGTTCCTGCAGGACAACAGCATCGCGCGCCTGGAGCCGGGCATCCTGGCGCCCCTCGCCTCCCTGCGCCATCTCTACCTGCACAACAACAGCCTACACGCCCTGGAGTCGGGCGCCTTCCGCAAGCAGTCGCGCCTGCTGGAACTGGCGCTCACTGGCAACCGGCTGCGCGGCTTGCGCGTCGGTGCTTTCGCAGGCCTGGCCCAACTGCGCGTGCTCTACCTAGCTGGCAACCAGCTGGTACAGCTGCTGGATTTCACCTTCCTACACTTGCAG CGACTGCAGGAGCTGCACTTGCAGGAAAACAGCATTGAGCTGCTGGAGGACCAGGCCCTGGCTGGGCTCTCCTCACTGGCACTGCTGGACCTCAGCAGGAACCAGCTGGGCACCATCAGCCGGGAGGCCCTGCAGCCACTGGCCAGCCTGCAGGTCCTGCGCCTCACAG AGAACCCATGGCGCTGTGACTGTGCCCTGCACTGGCTGGGAGCCTGGATCAAGGAGGGAGGCCAGCGACTGCTCAGCTCCAGGGACAAGAAGATCCTGTGTGCAGAGCCCCCGCGCCTGGCACTTCAGAGTCTCCTGGAAGTATCTGGAAGTAGCCTCATCTGCATCCCACCGTCTGTGCACGTGGAGCCGCTGGAGGTGACAGCCAACCTGGGTGAGGACCTGCgggtggcctgccaggcttcaggTTACCCGCAGCCCCTGGTGACCTGGAGAAAGGTGGCACAGCCTCGCGAGGGTGCACCTCGCGCCCAGGCGCAGCCGGAAGTTGGGTGGCGGGGCACAGGAGGTCTCGGGGCCTCCGACACCGGCAGCGGCATGCTCTTCCTCACCAACATCACCCTGGCCCACGCCGGAAAGTACGAGTGTGAGGCCTCCAACGCCGGAGGCGCCGCCCGAGTACCCTTCCAGCTCTTGGTCAACGTGTCCCGGCAGCAGCAGCTGGCACCCGCGCCGCCCCCGGCCGGCGGCCCAGTCAGCCACGAGCCCCTGCCCGAGACGGGCAGCATGGCCTTCCGTGCCCTGGGCCTGGCCACACAGACGGCCATCGCGGCTGCCATTGCGCTCCTGGCGCTCACGGCTCTGTTACTGGCGACCATGATCTGCCGCAGGCGGCGCAGGCGTAAAAAGGCGCCGGGGCCTTCCGGGGAGGGAGCGCTCTTCGTCAACGACTACTCCGACGGGCCCTGCACCTTCGCGCAGCTCGAGGAGCTCCGCGACGAGCGGGGCCACGAGATGTTCGTCATCGACCGTTCCAAGCCGCTCTTCGCCGAGGGCCCGGCGGAAGCGGCCGAAGCGCCTGGAGTCGCGCAGGGGCTCCCACTGCAGCCCCCCTCCGCCTACGAGATCCACTGCTGA